The DNA segment CCTGATATGAAAAAGGTGTTTGTCTCGCCGCCTTTTGATATTACCCATACGCTGATTTATGACACAATTGATAATAAAATGGCATTAAAATTAGCGGGCAGTAAAGTATTTCCAGATAAGGCGGAGTTGATTAAATTAGCTCAATGCGGTGACTTTAAAATGCGCGATGCAGAGCAGATTATTGATCATTTGGCTGCCGGTATTTTGGATTATTTAACCAAGAGTAATGAAATTAAATTATTTGTTGGATTACGTCAATCTATTGAGGTGTCAGTTGCTAAAGTCATGTCGGTTAGTTTTACCAGAGGTACATACCGACATGATAAAAAACGTAAATTTACTTAAGGAAGACAGTATTTAGATAACTAAACCGTGCTCTTTTACTCTAAATCAAACTTATTAATCTACAGGGAAATTTACATGACAATTTTAGTCACAGGTGGTGCGGGTTATATCGGCAGCCACACCGTATTGGAATTATTGAACAGCAATCAAGACGTGGTTGTGGTTGATAACTTGTGTAATTCAAGTGAAGAATCATTAACTCGCGTTAAATCAATCACCGGTAAAGCGGTTAAGTTCTACTGTGGTGATGTGCTGGATAGTGAAGTATTAACCCGTATTTTTACCGAGCATGATATTAGCGCGGTGATCCACTTTGCCGGTTTAAAAGCGGTCGGAGAGTCGAATCAGATCCCATTAACTTATTACCGTAATAACATTGCGGCGACAATTAATATTTTAGAAGTGATGAGCGCGCACAATGTGAAGAACTTTGTATTTAGTTCGTCTGCGACTGTGTATGGCGATCCGGCGTCGGTGCCAATTGATGAAAGTTTCCCAACCTCGGCCACTAACCCTTATGGTCGTTCTAAGTTAATGGTCGAAGAAATACTCGCCGACTTGTATAAGTCTGACAACAGCTGGAACATTGCCCGGTTACGTTACTTCAACCCAGTGGGTGCACACGACAGTGGCCTGATTGGTGAAGATCCCAATGATATCCCTAACAACTTAATGCCATATATCTCGCAAGTGGCGGTGGGTAAACTTAAAACTTTAAGCGTATTTGGTGATGACTATGCTACCGTGGATGGCACCGGCGTACGTGATTACATTCACGTGGTTGATCTAGCTGTAGGGCATTTAAAAGCGCTAGACAAGCTAATGACTAATCCCGGGTTGGTGACGTATAACTTAGGCACAGGCCAAGGTTATAGCGTATTACAGATGGTGAAAGCCTTTGAACAAGCATCGGGTAAAACCATC comes from the Moritella yayanosii genome and includes:
- the galE gene encoding UDP-glucose 4-epimerase GalE, producing the protein MTILVTGGAGYIGSHTVLELLNSNQDVVVVDNLCNSSEESLTRVKSITGKAVKFYCGDVLDSEVLTRIFTEHDISAVIHFAGLKAVGESNQIPLTYYRNNIAATINILEVMSAHNVKNFVFSSSATVYGDPASVPIDESFPTSATNPYGRSKLMVEEILADLYKSDNSWNIARLRYFNPVGAHDSGLIGEDPNDIPNNLMPYISQVAVGKLKTLSVFGDDYATVDGTGVRDYIHVVDLAVGHLKALDKLMTNPGLVTYNLGTGQGYSVLQMVKAFEQASGKTIAYQISPRRAGDIAQCYAATDLAERELGWKAQRSISDMTADTWRWQANNPDGYTVK